In Anaerolineales bacterium, a single genomic region encodes these proteins:
- a CDS encoding AAC(3) family N-acetyltransferase, translating to MTARRRTGAFGYRDILLAFRRIGLEGGSRVMAIGPTQIPESIRGGAAALTAALAASCKTVIVPAFTYQTMVYPAEGPEDNAVDYPEASAASVEADFYRPSIRVSPLLGPLPENLRRMEAATRSDHPILSFAGLGAEDILKMQTMEDPFAPIDALAKAGGDVVVLGSDPPANAALHLAERRAGRRQFIRWALTPDGVVECPGFPGCSRGFGAIDAKLAGVMRSTKIGSFPVTRIPLRDLLNTAAAWIREDPQALLCRDPKCPFCMSVRKAAKLRSSEGA from the coding sequence ATGACCGCGCGCAGACGGACGGGTGCTTTCGGTTATCGGGATATTCTCCTGGCGTTCCGCCGGATCGGGTTGGAAGGCGGATCGCGGGTGATGGCGATCGGTCCGACCCAGATTCCGGAAAGCATTCGCGGCGGGGCGGCGGCGCTGACGGCGGCGCTGGCCGCTTCCTGTAAAACGGTGATCGTCCCGGCGTTTACCTACCAAACGATGGTGTATCCGGCGGAGGGCCCGGAAGACAACGCGGTGGATTATCCCGAGGCGAGCGCGGCGAGCGTCGAGGCGGATTTCTACCGGCCCTCGATCCGGGTTTCCCCGCTGCTCGGCCCGCTGCCTGAAAATCTCCGCCGGATGGAAGCCGCTACGCGTTCGGATCACCCAATTCTGTCGTTTGCCGGGCTGGGGGCCGAAGACATTTTGAAAATGCAGACGATGGAAGATCCGTTCGCTCCGATCGACGCCTTGGCGAAAGCGGGCGGGGACGTGGTCGTTCTGGGATCCGATCCGCCGGCCAACGCGGCGCTGCACCTGGCGGAGCGGCGCGCCGGAAGGCGGCAGTTCATCCGCTGGGCGCTGACTCCCGACGGGGTGGTGGAGTGTCCGGGATTTCCCGGATGTTCGCGGGGCTTTGGCGCGATCGATGCGAAACTTGCCGGCGTGATGCGGTCGACCAAGATCGGATCCTTCCCCGTCACCCGGATTCCGCTGCGGGACCTCCTCAACACCGCCGCCGCCTGGATCCGGGAGGATCCGCAGGCGTTGTTGTGCCGGGATCCAAAATGCCCGTTTTGCAT